Proteins from a single region of Sinorhizobium alkalisoli:
- a CDS encoding L,D-transpeptidase family protein, producing MKTGSIVTSATRIGLLLLTAAGLVAVELAPAHAQEGYRGYWHRGDVMLVTPEGDILDYMPRDGEVHAVRDRSGRTVLIDDWGNIVATVVPNDGYGVRRRGYGVDVYSNRRDRGDVYSEPGEFTGTVPDYRDVTPAPVEREELPNSLPSLTEGDQAAYDPQYDEPLRQPMPRAAPVKGKSQAEIAALQVFLDREGFSPGVIDGRMGSNVTKAIEAWQQATGETLDPNNTEDILERLRFNGGLPIATYTITAADAAGPYVASIPEDYAHKAQLPHLSFTSTAEMLGEKFHMDENYLRELNPGVDFSIPGTTIKVINPGPNKTGKVARIVADKGRKQVFAYDQAGKMIAAYPATIGSADTPSPTGTVNVERIAFNPGYTYNPKINFKQGANDKILNLQPGPNGPVGTVWIALSRPTYGIHGTPDPSKIGKTQSHGCVRLTNWDATELGKMVSPGVTVEFVDEPGAQMSGDVFSPYQ from the coding sequence ATGAAAACAGGTTCTATCGTGACGTCAGCGACCCGCATTGGACTTTTGCTTCTCACCGCCGCCGGTCTTGTGGCCGTGGAGCTGGCGCCCGCGCATGCACAGGAAGGCTATCGCGGCTATTGGCACCGCGGCGATGTGATGCTCGTTACGCCCGAGGGTGACATTCTCGACTACATGCCCCGGGATGGCGAAGTGCACGCCGTGCGCGATCGCAGCGGCCGCACGGTTCTGATCGACGACTGGGGCAATATCGTTGCGACCGTCGTGCCGAATGACGGCTATGGCGTGCGCCGCCGCGGCTACGGCGTCGACGTCTATTCCAACCGGCGCGACCGCGGAGACGTCTACTCCGAGCCCGGCGAGTTTACCGGCACCGTCCCCGATTATCGCGATGTGACGCCGGCACCGGTGGAGCGCGAAGAGCTTCCGAACAGCCTGCCTTCGCTGACCGAGGGCGACCAGGCCGCCTATGATCCGCAATATGACGAACCGTTGAGGCAGCCTATGCCGCGGGCTGCCCCGGTAAAGGGCAAGTCCCAGGCGGAGATCGCGGCGCTGCAGGTTTTCCTTGACCGGGAAGGTTTTTCACCCGGCGTGATCGACGGCAGGATGGGGTCGAACGTCACCAAGGCGATCGAGGCCTGGCAGCAGGCAACCGGCGAAACGCTCGATCCCAACAACACCGAGGATATTCTCGAACGGCTGCGCTTCAACGGCGGTCTTCCGATCGCCACCTACACCATCACCGCGGCCGATGCGGCCGGGCCCTATGTCGCCTCGATTCCGGAAGATTACGCCCACAAGGCCCAGCTTCCGCACCTTTCCTTCACGTCCACCGCCGAGATGCTCGGCGAGAAATTCCATATGGACGAGAACTACCTGCGCGAACTCAATCCGGGTGTCGATTTTTCCATTCCGGGCACGACGATCAAGGTGATCAATCCGGGTCCGAATAAGACCGGCAAGGTGGCGCGGATCGTTGCCGACAAGGGGCGCAAGCAGGTTTTCGCCTATGATCAGGCCGGGAAGATGATTGCCGCCTATCCGGCGACGATCGGATCCGCCGACACGCCCTCGCCGACCGGCACCGTGAACGTCGAGCGGATCGCTTTCAATCCGGGCTACACCTACAACCCGAAGATCAATTTCAAACAGGGCGCGAACGATAAGATCCTGAACCTGCAGCCTGGCCCGAACGGCCCGGTGGGCACCGTCTGGATCGCGCTCTCCAGGCCGACCTACGGCATTCACGGAACCCCGGATCCGTCCAAGATCGGCAAGACGCAGAGCCATGGTTGCGTGCGGCTGACCAACTGGGATGCGACCGAACTCGGCAAGATGGTAAGCCCGGGCGTCACCGTCGAATTCGTGGATGAGCCTGGGGCGCAGATGTCAGGGGATGTCTTCAGTCCTTATCAATAA
- a CDS encoding NAD(P)/FAD-dependent oxidoreductase, with protein sequence MATERLLPNLWHATAPAAPATAPLTGELRCDVAIIGGGFTGLSAALHLAEMGVKAVVIEARAIGHGGSGRNVGLVNAGMWVKPDDLIATLGTEAGNRLLHELGDGPSLVYELVARHGIACEAVRNGTLHMAAGAEGLKEIREREAQWRKRGAPVEVLPAEKAHALSGAEGFTGALLDRRAGTIQPLAYARGLAAAAIAAGAEIFTDTPLLAAERTGDLWKLEAGRGTLTARYVIVATNAYGALVNSAPWKAQTQELTILPFFQFATNPLADGIAERILPERQGAWDTGLVMTSFRMDQQNRLIFGSIGRLDAMAEGTHRAFAARAVRRLFPYVGDFRFEYWWDGRIGMTTNNLPVMHKLAPGVVSISGYNGRGIAPGTVFGRALARYVSGDISAIPLTETPIMPDPWRNLKSAFYHAGAQAKHFIDRRF encoded by the coding sequence ATGGCGACGGAGCGCCTCCTTCCCAATCTCTGGCATGCGACGGCACCGGCTGCCCCCGCAACCGCACCCCTAACGGGGGAATTGAGGTGCGATGTGGCGATCATCGGCGGCGGCTTCACCGGCCTCTCAGCCGCCCTGCATCTCGCCGAGATGGGCGTGAAGGCGGTGGTGATCGAAGCCCGGGCCATCGGCCATGGCGGCTCGGGCCGCAATGTCGGTCTCGTCAATGCCGGCATGTGGGTGAAACCCGACGACCTCATCGCCACACTCGGAACCGAAGCCGGAAACCGTCTGCTGCATGAACTCGGCGACGGCCCGTCGCTCGTCTACGAGCTCGTCGCCAGACACGGTATCGCATGCGAAGCAGTGCGCAACGGAACGCTGCACATGGCCGCCGGCGCCGAGGGATTGAAAGAGATCCGCGAGCGCGAGGCGCAGTGGCGGAAGCGCGGCGCGCCCGTCGAGGTGCTGCCGGCCGAGAAGGCGCATGCGCTTTCCGGCGCCGAAGGTTTCACCGGCGCCCTGCTTGACCGGCGAGCCGGCACGATCCAGCCGCTCGCCTATGCACGGGGGCTCGCCGCTGCGGCGATCGCCGCCGGCGCCGAGATCTTCACCGACACGCCGCTCCTGGCCGCCGAACGCACGGGTGACCTCTGGAAACTCGAGGCCGGTCGCGGCACGCTTACGGCCCGATATGTCATCGTCGCCACCAATGCCTATGGCGCGCTGGTGAACAGCGCGCCATGGAAGGCGCAGACGCAGGAACTGACGATCCTTCCCTTTTTCCAGTTCGCGACCAATCCGCTTGCCGACGGCATCGCCGAACGCATCCTGCCCGAGCGCCAGGGAGCCTGGGACACCGGCCTCGTGATGACGTCGTTCCGCATGGATCAGCAGAATCGGCTGATCTTCGGTTCCATCGGTCGGCTCGACGCGATGGCGGAAGGCACCCACCGCGCCTTTGCCGCCCGCGCGGTGCGCAGACTCTTCCCCTATGTAGGCGATTTCCGCTTCGAATATTGGTGGGATGGCCGCATCGGGATGACCACCAACAACCTGCCGGTCATGCACAAGCTCGCGCCCGGCGTCGTTTCGATCAGCGGCTACAACGGCCGTGGCATTGCGCCCGGAACCGTCTTCGGCCGCGCGCTTGCCCGCTACGTCTCCGGCGACATCTCGGCAATTCCGCTCACCGAAACCCCGATCATGCCGGACCCATGGCGGAACCTGAAGTCCGCCTTCTACCACGCCGGCGCCCAGGCCAAGCACTTCATCGACCGGCGTTTCTAG